The following proteins are encoded in a genomic region of Nocardioides sp. cx-173:
- the xerD gene encoding site-specific tyrosine recombinase XerD yields MGDTNRPADVGKDIERAIRTYLEHLSVEKGLAANTLTSYRRDLRRYRAHLAAEGVERLDQVSEATVSGFLMRLREGDEDHQPLSATSAARTVVAVRGFHKFAVADGLATLDPARGVKPPTPAKRLPKALPLSDVEAILEAAGAPGTTLALRDRALLEVLYGTGARISEAVGLDVDDLDDVDGTVLLRGKGSKERLVPIGSYAREALSAYLVRARPELVATGSGRVGGALFLNARGGRLSRQSAWAVLVKAADRAGITRDVSPHTMRHSFATHLLDGGADVRVVQELLGHASVTTTQVYTLVTVDNLREVFATAHPRARD; encoded by the coding sequence TTGGGCGACACGAACCGGCCGGCCGATGTCGGCAAGGACATCGAGCGGGCGATCCGCACCTACCTCGAGCACCTGTCGGTGGAGAAGGGCCTCGCGGCCAACACCCTGACGTCGTACCGTCGCGACCTGCGGCGCTACCGGGCACACCTCGCGGCCGAGGGCGTCGAGCGGCTGGACCAGGTGAGCGAGGCGACCGTGTCCGGCTTCCTGATGCGGCTGCGCGAGGGGGACGAGGACCACCAGCCGCTCAGTGCCACCTCGGCCGCCCGGACCGTGGTCGCGGTGCGGGGCTTCCACAAGTTCGCCGTGGCCGACGGCCTGGCCACGCTGGACCCGGCCAGGGGCGTGAAGCCGCCGACCCCGGCCAAGCGGCTGCCCAAGGCGCTGCCGCTCTCGGACGTCGAGGCGATCCTGGAGGCGGCGGGTGCTCCGGGCACGACGCTGGCACTGCGCGACCGGGCGCTGCTCGAGGTGCTCTACGGCACCGGGGCCCGGATCTCGGAGGCCGTGGGCCTCGATGTGGACGACCTCGACGACGTCGACGGCACGGTCCTGCTGCGGGGCAAGGGCAGCAAGGAGCGCCTGGTGCCGATCGGCTCGTACGCCCGCGAGGCACTGTCGGCCTACCTGGTGCGGGCCCGGCCCGAGCTGGTGGCCACCGGCTCCGGGAGGGTCGGTGGCGCGCTCTTCCTCAACGCCCGCGGCGGTCGTCTCTCGCGCCAATCGGCGTGGGCGGTGCTGGTCAAGGCGGCCGACCGCGCCGGCATCACGCGCGACGTCTCGCCGCACACGATGCGCCACTCCTTCGCCACGCACCTGCTCGACGGCGGCGCCGACGTCCGCGTCGTTCAGGAGCTGCTCGGTCACGCCTCGGTGACCACGACTCAGGTCTACACGCTGGTCACCGTCGACAACCTGCGCGAGGTCTTCGCGACCGCGCACCCCCGGGCGCGCGACTGA